One region of Corvus moneduloides isolate bCorMon1 chromosome 1, bCorMon1.pri, whole genome shotgun sequence genomic DNA includes:
- the BASP1 gene encoding brain acid soluble protein 1 → MGGKLSKKKKGYSVNDEKAKDKDKKAEGAATEEEETPKEAEDAQKTTETAEVKENNKEEKGEKDTQVAANKTEEKEGEKEKTVTQEETQKTEPEKSEAVVDAKVEPQKNTEQAAKQEEPTAASAPAASNEAPKPSEPSTDAKASQPSEATAPSKADDKSKEEGEAKKTEAPATPAAQETKSEVAPASDSKPSSNEAAPSSKEPAATATPSSTAKASDPAAPPEEAKPSEVPATNSDQTIAVQD, encoded by the coding sequence ATGGGAGGCAAACTGAGCAAGAAGAAGAAGGGATACAGTGTCAATGATGAAAAAGCTAAAGACAAAGACAAGAAGGCTGAAGGAGCAGCAactgaggaagaggagactCCAAAGGAGGCTGAGGATGCCCAGAAAACCACAGAGACTGCAGAAGTGAAGGAGAACAacaaggaggagaagggagaaaaggataCTCAGGTCGCTGCCAATAAGAcggaagaaaaagaaggggagaaggagaaaacagtgaCCCAGGAAGAAACCCAGAAAACAGAACCTGAGAAGTCGGAGGCTGTTGTTGATGCAAAAGTAGAGCCACAGAAGAATACCGAACAGGCAGCCAAGCAAGAGGAGCCgactgctgcctctgctcccgCTGCCAGTAACGAAGCACCCAAACCCTCTGAGCCTAGCACCGATGCAAAAGCTTCCCAGCCTTCAGAAGCCACAGCTCCCAGTAAAGCAGATGACAAGAGCaaagaggaaggggaagccAAAAAGACTGAGGCTCCCGCAACGCCTGCAGCCCAAGAAACTAAAAGTGAAGTGGCCCCAGCTTCAGACTCAAAACCTAGCAGCAACGAGGCTGCGCCTTCTTCCAAGGAGCCCGCGGCAACAGCAACACCTAGTTCGACTGCTAAGGCCTCGgaccctgcagcccctccagagGAAGCGAAACCTTCTGAAGTTCCAGCGACTAATTCGGATCAAACCATAGCAGTGCAAGATTAA